The Pseudoalteromonas spongiae UST010723-006 genome window below encodes:
- a CDS encoding ExbD/TolR family protein, protein MRAPLANVFQEEENEEINMTPMLDVVFIMLIFFIVTATFVKEAGIDVNRPEAATAVQKERANILVAISDKGEIWINKRQVDVRAVQANIERLHAENPQGSVVIQADKKATTDTLIKVMDAARSAGVFDVSIAAQEA, encoded by the coding sequence ATGAGAGCACCATTAGCAAATGTATTTCAAGAAGAAGAAAACGAAGAAATTAATATGACGCCAATGCTGGACGTTGTATTTATCATGCTGATTTTCTTTATTGTAACGGCCACTTTTGTCAAAGAAGCGGGTATCGATGTAAACCGACCTGAAGCGGCAACAGCAGTACAAAAAGAACGTGCCAATATCCTTGTCGCTATATCAGATAAAGGCGAAATTTGGATTAACAAACGCCAAGTAGATGTACGTGCGGTTCAAGCTAATATCGAACGTTTACACGCAGAAAACCCGCAGGGCAGCGTGGTTATTCAAGCTGATAAAAAAGCCACTACTGATACCTTAATTAAGGTAATGGATGCGGCGCGTTCGGCAGGTGTATTTGACGTATCAATTGCGGCTCAGGAAGCGTAA
- a CDS encoding MotA/TolQ/ExbB proton channel family protein: MVIFADFINAIRDFLDTGGSVLLVIGVLICAMWLLVIERFMFLFTTYRSSKKSVITNWFAREERNSWEAEQIKQANISRISLKLNHNLPMINMLVALCPLLGLLGTVTGMIEVFNVMAITGTGSARSMASGVSKATIPTMAGMVGALSGVFASTYLQRKAKREVALLDDKLVLDH, encoded by the coding sequence ATGGTTATCTTTGCGGACTTCATCAACGCGATACGCGATTTTCTAGACACCGGCGGCTCTGTGCTGCTGGTGATCGGAGTCCTGATTTGCGCAATGTGGTTATTGGTGATTGAGCGCTTTATGTTTTTGTTTACAACATACCGTTCAAGTAAAAAATCAGTGATCACCAACTGGTTCGCACGCGAAGAGCGCAATAGCTGGGAAGCGGAGCAAATCAAACAAGCAAATATTTCGCGTATTAGCTTAAAGCTAAATCACAATTTACCCATGATCAATATGTTAGTAGCACTGTGTCCATTACTTGGTCTACTTGGCACGGTTACCGGCATGATTGAGGTGTTTAATGTGATGGCAATTACCGGTACGGGTAGCGCACGCTCAATGGCGTCTGGTGTATCAAAAGCCACTATTCCAACAATGGCAGGGATGGTAGGTGCGTTATCAGGGGTATTTGCCTCGACGTATTTACAGCGTAAAGCAAAGCGCGAAGTAGCGCTACTTGACGATAAATTGGTCTTAGACCACTAA
- a CDS encoding energy transducer TonB, giving the protein MRYLISTLIAIVVTALLFFGMQALIQSGDGVASEPVKGNVLDFVRLKQEETVQKKERKPQKPPKPKEPPPPMAPQASSSESTDTASNFDFSANVDTNVDLAAGLALDSGDGEYLPIVKVSPVYPRRALSRGIEGYVIVEFTVTKSGTVSEPRVIQAEPEEIFNRAAMDAALKFKYKPRVVNGEAVEVAGVQNKITFQING; this is encoded by the coding sequence ATGCGTTATTTAATTTCCACTTTAATCGCAATTGTTGTAACTGCCTTGTTGTTTTTCGGCATGCAGGCGCTAATTCAAAGTGGTGATGGTGTGGCAAGTGAACCGGTAAAAGGCAATGTTCTTGATTTTGTGCGTCTTAAACAAGAAGAGACTGTACAAAAGAAAGAACGAAAGCCGCAAAAGCCGCCAAAGCCAAAAGAGCCACCACCGCCAATGGCGCCACAAGCGAGTAGCAGCGAAAGCACGGATACTGCGAGTAATTTTGATTTTTCTGCCAATGTTGACACCAATGTTGATTTAGCTGCAGGGCTTGCGCTTGATTCGGGTGATGGTGAATACCTACCAATTGTTAAGGTATCACCTGTCTATCCACGTCGAGCGTTAAGCCGCGGTATTGAGGGTTACGTTATTGTTGAATTTACCGTAACTAAATCTGGCACTGTAAGCGAGCCGCGTGTAATACAAGCGGAGCCAGAAGAAATCTTTAACCGTGCCGCAATGGACGCCGCGCTAAAGTTTAAATACAAACCGCGCGTTGTTAACGGTGAAGCCGTTGAAGTAGCGGGTGTACAAAACAAAATTACATTCCAAATTAATGGGTAG